The following coding sequences lie in one Halorarum halophilum genomic window:
- a CDS encoding Nif3-like dinuclear metal center hexameric protein: MDRSEFVSRLDEELDTDAYADLDASPNGLQVGSAGGEVEHVAFAVDAAVATAEAAVRAGADALVVHHGIVWGGLDRVTGRAHDRVAPLIREDVALYVSHLPLDGHQELGNAAGVADLLGLDDREPFGELGPEYIGQRGMLAEPATTGELAATLDSDLHHDGEGVQVLDFGPDEIEDVAVVTGSGSDWLDEAVEVGADALVTGEGKGKAYHEAREAGITVLLAGHYATETFGVRALQELVEGWGLETAYLDHPTGL; encoded by the coding sequence ATGGACCGTTCGGAGTTCGTCTCTCGACTCGACGAGGAACTTGACACCGACGCGTACGCCGACCTCGACGCCAGCCCGAACGGGCTCCAGGTCGGCAGCGCGGGCGGGGAGGTCGAACACGTCGCCTTCGCCGTCGACGCCGCGGTCGCGACCGCCGAAGCCGCGGTCAGGGCCGGCGCCGACGCGCTCGTGGTCCACCACGGGATCGTCTGGGGCGGGCTCGACCGCGTGACCGGACGAGCACACGACCGCGTCGCACCGTTGATCCGCGAGGACGTCGCGCTGTACGTCTCGCACCTCCCGCTGGACGGCCACCAGGAGCTCGGGAACGCCGCGGGGGTCGCGGACCTGCTCGGGCTGGACGACCGCGAGCCGTTCGGCGAACTCGGGCCGGAGTACATCGGCCAGCGCGGGATGCTCGCCGAACCAGCCACGACCGGGGAGCTCGCGGCGACGCTCGATTCGGATCTGCACCACGACGGCGAGGGGGTACAGGTGCTTGACTTCGGCCCGGACGAGATCGAGGACGTGGCGGTCGTCACGGGCAGCGGGAGCGACTGGCTGGACGAGGCGGTCGAGGTCGGCGCCGACGCCCTCGTCACCGGCGAGGGGAAGGGGAAGGCGTACCACGAGGCGCGCGAGGCGGGGATCACGGTGCTGCTCGCGGGCCACTACGCCACCGAAACGTTCGGCGTCCGGGCCCTCCAGGAGCTCGTCGAGGGGTGGGGGCTGGAGACGGCGTACCTGGACCACCCGACGGGGTTGTAG
- a CDS encoding deoxyhypusine synthase — protein MTDHDGGDGDGHGDSGDHAERHSGREAFSHDPLGHARVRGGMTVAELVEQYGHAGIGAQSVHEAADVLAEMMGSEDCTLFLSLAGAMVPTGMRRVVADLIRDGYVDALVTTGANLTHDAIEAIGGKHHHGETHQEGKSLREHDEQLRDEEVDRIYNVYLPQEHFAHFESHLRAEVFQPLAERDGAVSIADLCAELGRANAAVNERDDVEEDPGVAAAAYEHDVPIYCPAVQDSVLGLQAWMYSQTSGLTLDALADMTPLTDLAFEAEEAGCLLVGGGVPKNFTLQTMLVTPRAYDYAVQITMDSEATGGLSGATLEEARSWGKLEKDARNASVYGDATVFLPLLLAAARERVEV, from the coding sequence ATGACCGACCACGACGGCGGGGACGGCGACGGTCACGGCGACAGCGGCGACCACGCCGAACGGCATTCCGGCCGCGAGGCGTTCTCGCACGACCCGCTCGGACACGCGCGGGTCCGCGGCGGCATGACCGTCGCGGAACTCGTCGAGCAGTACGGCCACGCCGGCATCGGCGCCCAGTCCGTCCACGAGGCCGCCGACGTGCTCGCGGAGATGATGGGCAGCGAGGACTGCACGCTGTTCCTCTCGCTCGCGGGCGCGATGGTGCCGACCGGGATGCGCCGGGTCGTCGCCGACCTGATCCGCGACGGCTACGTCGACGCGCTGGTGACGACGGGGGCGAACCTGACCCACGACGCCATCGAGGCCATCGGCGGCAAGCACCACCACGGCGAGACCCACCAAGAGGGGAAGTCGCTCCGCGAGCACGACGAGCAGCTGCGCGACGAGGAGGTCGACCGCATCTACAACGTCTACCTCCCGCAGGAGCACTTCGCCCACTTCGAGTCGCACCTCCGCGCGGAGGTGTTCCAGCCGCTCGCGGAGCGCGACGGTGCCGTGAGCATCGCGGACCTCTGTGCCGAACTGGGGCGGGCGAACGCCGCGGTGAACGAACGCGACGACGTCGAGGAGGACCCCGGCGTCGCGGCCGCGGCCTACGAGCACGACGTGCCGATCTACTGCCCGGCCGTCCAGGACTCCGTGCTCGGGCTGCAGGCCTGGATGTACTCGCAGACGTCGGGCCTGACGCTCGACGCGCTCGCGGACATGACGCCGCTCACCGACCTCGCGTTCGAGGCGGAGGAGGCGGGCTGCCTGCTCGTCGGCGGCGGCGTCCCGAAGAACTTCACGCTCCAGACGATGCTCGTCACGCCGCGCGCGTACGACTACGCCGTCCAGATCACGATGGACTCCGAGGCGACCGGCGGGCTCTCGGGCGCGACGCTCGAGGAGGCGCGATCGTGGGGCAAGCTCGAGAAGGACGCCAGGAACGCCTCCGTCTACGGCGACGCGACGGTGTTCCTCCCGCTGTTGCTCGCGGCCGCCCGCGAACGCGTCGAGGTGTAG
- a CDS encoding Hsp20/alpha crystallin family protein: MSQHVQYGYYDPYSPGGRTVQGSPQLAQQPGMGGVPVDPGARGQGDQVQRAQHQHPAQQAQQVQPPYQSQGPTSPGPPEPTPRPPGPSRMDTAETSGPAASGGVGPQGGPTAPPSAMGGPQPAPVGGGGSPAPVAQPLVDILETPDEVVILADVPGFEEEEITIQADESSLSLVAHRSNDADEEYRVVHSERPTRLERVVQLPPNGDIDGASATHDNGVCTVTIPKDGTDRREIGFH; this comes from the coding sequence ATGAGCCAGCACGTCCAGTACGGGTACTACGACCCGTACTCGCCCGGCGGGAGGACGGTCCAGGGGTCTCCACAGCTCGCACAGCAGCCGGGGATGGGTGGCGTACCGGTGGATCCGGGAGCCCGGGGCCAGGGCGACCAGGTCCAGCGGGCCCAGCACCAGCACCCGGCTCAGCAGGCCCAGCAGGTCCAGCCGCCGTACCAGTCGCAGGGACCCACGTCGCCCGGACCACCAGAGCCCACGCCTCGGCCACCGGGACCGTCCCGGATGGACACGGCCGAGACGAGCGGCCCCGCGGCGTCCGGTGGGGTCGGACCACAGGGCGGCCCGACCGCACCCCCGTCCGCGATGGGCGGACCGCAGCCCGCCCCGGTGGGCGGAGGGGGATCACCCGCGCCCGTCGCACAGCCGCTCGTCGACATCCTGGAGACGCCCGACGAGGTGGTCATCCTCGCGGACGTCCCGGGGTTCGAGGAGGAGGAGATCACCATCCAGGCCGACGAGAGCTCGCTCTCCCTCGTCGCCCATCGGTCCAACGACGCGGACGAGGAGTATCGCGTCGTCCATTCCGAGCGCCCGACGCGGCTCGAGCGCGTCGTCCAGCTGCCGCCGAACGGCGACATCGACGGCGCGAGCGCCACCCACGACAACGGCGTCTGTACCGTCACCATCCCGAAGGACGGCACGGACCGGCGTGAGATCGGCTTCCACTGA
- a CDS encoding TMEM175 family protein translates to MAPSDGVFAIAITLLVSNVDLPTDTAATVTWAMVGREWRDVFSYVVSFLVIGNFWTDHRRVFEHISRPTRDVTRINLLSLMTVAFLPVPTSLLGDNGGAVPTALYAA, encoded by the coding sequence ATCGCACCGAGCGATGGCGTCTTCGCCATCGCCATCACGCTGCTCGTCTCGAACGTCGATCTCCCGACCGACACGGCGGCCACGGTCACGTGGGCGATGGTCGGCCGGGAGTGGCGAGACGTGTTCAGCTACGTGGTGAGCTTCCTCGTCATCGGGAACTTCTGGACCGACCACCGGCGCGTCTTCGAGCACATCTCCCGGCCCACCCGCGACGTGACGCGGATCAACCTCCTGTCTCTCATGACCGTCGCGTTTCTCCCGGTCCCGACGTCGCTTTTGGGCGACAACGGCGGGGCGGTGCCGACCGCACTCTACGCGGCGTAG
- a CDS encoding carotenoid oxygenase family protein, whose protein sequence is MPNDTGYREGLRTQTEEVVDARLPVESPFPDWLRGTFVGNGPGQFEVGGRSLVHWFDPLAMLRRFRFDDEGVRYSNRFVRSRDYEYARERGGVRTPFPGTPADRPIWTRIKQALTGTFPDNPVIGVQRLGDEYLAVTESPWGIAFDPDTLETTGTVDLTAGLDCDLTLAHVHYDHDADAFLNLGVSYGRETTYTLFRRPADGGAPTPLTRLRFDEAPYVHSFGLTDEYAVITVNPFGLDTTALLKGVLTGGTFLDTFGPLDAPTRFVVLDRETGAHETTVEAPPAFVYHHANAYERGGEVVVDLVVFPDDWAVTGLTLENLRSATPELPTGDLVRYRLPLDGGEAERRRLHEGPVEFPMIDYRRYGGRPYRYTYLAETGCGSSLPTGIVKVDVETEQARRWRESGTYPGEPVFVPAPDADDEDDGVLLSVLLEPSEDRSVLVCFDAATLSEHGRAPLPHRLPYGFHGQFYGPTAPGRSMP, encoded by the coding sequence ATGCCAAACGATACCGGATACCGCGAAGGGCTCAGGACGCAGACGGAGGAGGTGGTCGACGCGCGGCTGCCGGTCGAGAGCCCGTTCCCGGACTGGCTCCGGGGGACGTTCGTCGGCAACGGTCCCGGTCAGTTCGAGGTGGGCGGGAGGTCGCTCGTCCACTGGTTCGACCCGCTGGCGATGCTCCGCCGGTTCAGGTTCGACGACGAGGGGGTGCGCTACTCGAACCGGTTCGTCCGGAGTCGCGACTACGAGTACGCCCGCGAGAGGGGCGGCGTCCGGACGCCATTCCCCGGGACGCCGGCGGACCGGCCGATCTGGACGCGCATCAAACAGGCCCTCACGGGGACGTTCCCCGACAACCCCGTGATCGGCGTGCAACGACTCGGCGACGAGTATCTGGCCGTCACGGAGTCCCCGTGGGGTATCGCGTTCGACCCCGACACGCTGGAGACGACCGGCACGGTTGACCTGACCGCCGGGCTCGACTGTGACCTCACGCTCGCCCACGTCCACTACGACCACGACGCGGACGCGTTTCTCAACCTTGGCGTGTCCTACGGCCGCGAGACGACCTACACCCTGTTTCGGCGACCCGCCGACGGCGGAGCGCCGACGCCCCTGACGCGGCTCCGGTTCGACGAGGCGCCGTACGTCCACTCGTTCGGGCTCACCGACGAGTACGCCGTGATCACGGTGAACCCCTTTGGTCTCGACACGACGGCACTTTTGAAGGGTGTGCTCACCGGCGGAACGTTCCTGGACACGTTCGGCCCGCTCGACGCGCCGACCCGGTTCGTCGTGCTGGACCGCGAGACCGGCGCTCACGAAACGACCGTCGAGGCCCCACCCGCCTTCGTCTACCACCACGCGAACGCCTACGAGCGCGGCGGAGAGGTCGTCGTCGATCTGGTGGTGTTCCCCGACGACTGGGCGGTCACCGGGCTGACGCTCGAGAACCTCCGGAGCGCGACGCCGGAACTCCCGACGGGCGACCTGGTCCGGTACCGCCTCCCGCTGGACGGCGGCGAGGCCGAGCGGCGACGTCTCCACGAGGGGCCGGTCGAGTTCCCGATGATCGATTACCGCCGCTACGGCGGCCGACCGTACCGCTACACGTATCTCGCGGAGACGGGTTGCGGGTCGAGTCTCCCGACGGGCATCGTGAAAGTCGACGTCGAGACCGAGCAGGCCCGTCGGTGGCGCGAGTCCGGAACGTATCCCGGGGAACCGGTGTTCGTTCCCGCGCCGGACGCCGACGACGAGGACGACGGCGTGCTACTGTCGGTTCTGCTCGAACCGTCGGAGGATCGGTCGGTGCTCGTCTGTTTCGACGCGGCGACGCTATCTGAACACGGCCGTGCACCGCTCCCACACCGGCTTCCCTACGGGTTCCACGGGCAGTTCTACGGCCCGACGGCCCCCGGCCGGAGCATGCCCTGA
- a CDS encoding YciE/YciF ferroxidase family protein: protein MTTESIEELFVEGLQELYYTEQQLVDALETLADQTSDETTSQAFSEHRDETEEHVDRLEQVFEQIGEEPQTREEQVVDALISEHEQFAGENEGEVLDRYNIAVGQKTEHYEIAAYGNVTSLAGKLGHDEAADLLEQTLREEEEALEELSQAGEQFDQQIASD from the coding sequence ATGACCACAGAATCGATCGAGGAGCTCTTCGTCGAGGGACTGCAGGAACTGTACTACACCGAACAGCAGCTGGTCGACGCGCTGGAGACGCTCGCCGACCAGACGAGCGACGAGACCACCAGCCAGGCGTTCTCGGAGCACCGCGACGAGACCGAGGAACACGTCGACCGGCTGGAGCAGGTGTTCGAGCAGATCGGCGAGGAGCCCCAGACGAGGGAGGAACAGGTCGTGGACGCGCTGATCTCGGAACACGAGCAGTTCGCGGGGGAGAACGAGGGCGAGGTGCTCGACCGGTACAACATCGCCGTCGGACAGAAGACGGAACACTACGAGATCGCCGCCTACGGCAACGTCACCTCGCTCGCCGGGAAGCTCGGCCACGACGAGGCCGCGGATCTCCTGGAGCAGACGCTCCGTGAAGAGGAGGAGGCGCTGGAGGAACTCTCGCAGGCCGGCGAGCAGTTCGACCAGCAGATCGCCAGCGACTGA
- a CDS encoding zinc metalloprotease: MDGSRSGRRDAPALVAAEREGSLDLRVDVGVLVAHAPETDPDRLRSFAARAAEDVVEELASATDVSWRFYLEDPARLTDNDRRRPSEFLDRATHRMVEGPYDLVVVVTDVPLVSSRDRFVPGLASPLSRVAVVSTRNLRSAPRGEPRRSLEQDAVRWNAATLLVHLVGHVLGARHRGADGGVMEPFQFDPERRGVPPIDADVERYLHRIAEEIPATDARPRGRLARLAFHARSAVRNPGRILRALVHSRAPLLPLSLPKLSTAALTPTLVIVFSAESWDVGFHMGNVTAALFAAVSVLVAALYLLFVQNLSFPRKRHRVVTEHTALVNVTVLLILLLAMVGLFVLVGAIILVIELVVFPPNLMSNWPSLEDPAVGLVDLVRTGAFISTIGVLSGALAGGLENRIIVSHLTLFPDRP; the protein is encoded by the coding sequence ATGGACGGCTCCCGGTCGGGCCGGCGCGATGCGCCCGCGCTCGTGGCGGCCGAGCGCGAGGGCTCGCTCGACCTGCGCGTCGACGTCGGGGTACTCGTCGCACACGCGCCGGAAACCGACCCGGACCGGCTTCGATCGTTCGCGGCGCGGGCGGCCGAGGACGTGGTCGAGGAACTCGCGTCGGCCACGGACGTCTCCTGGCGGTTCTACCTCGAGGACCCGGCGCGGCTCACCGACAACGACAGGCGCCGACCCTCGGAGTTCCTCGACCGCGCCACCCACCGCATGGTCGAGGGTCCGTACGATCTGGTCGTCGTCGTGACGGATGTCCCGCTCGTCTCGAGCAGGGACCGGTTCGTCCCCGGGCTGGCGTCCCCGCTCTCCCGCGTCGCCGTCGTCTCGACGCGGAACCTCCGGAGCGCGCCCCGCGGCGAGCCGCGCCGATCGCTCGAACAGGACGCCGTCCGCTGGAACGCGGCGACGCTCCTCGTCCACCTCGTCGGGCACGTGCTGGGTGCTCGTCACCGCGGCGCCGACGGGGGCGTCATGGAACCGTTCCAGTTCGACCCGGAGCGACGGGGGGTCCCGCCGATCGACGCGGACGTCGAGCGGTACCTCCATCGGATCGCCGAGGAAATCCCCGCGACCGACGCCCGCCCGCGGGGGCGACTGGCGCGGCTCGCCTTCCACGCACGGAGTGCAGTTCGGAACCCCGGACGGATCCTCCGGGCGCTCGTGCACAGCCGGGCACCCCTGCTGCCGCTCTCGTTGCCGAAGCTGTCGACGGCCGCGCTGACGCCGACGCTCGTCATCGTCTTCAGCGCCGAGTCCTGGGACGTCGGGTTCCACATGGGCAACGTGACGGCGGCGCTGTTCGCGGCCGTGAGCGTCCTCGTCGCCGCGCTCTACCTCCTGTTCGTCCAGAACCTCTCCTTCCCCCGAAAGCGTCACCGGGTCGTCACCGAGCACACCGCCCTGGTCAACGTGACGGTCCTGCTCATCCTCCTCCTGGCGATGGTCGGCCTCTTCGTGCTCGTGGGGGCGATCATCCTGGTCATCGAACTGGTCGTCTTCCCGCCGAACCTGATGTCCAACTGGCCGAGCCTGGAGGACCCCGCGGTGGGCCTCGTCGATCTCGTCCGAACGGGTGCGTTCATCAGCACCATCGGCGTCCTCTCGGGAGCGCTGGCGGGCGGACTGGAGAACCGGATCATCGTCAGCCACCTGACGCTGTTCCCCGACCGGCCCTAG
- a CDS encoding class I SAM-dependent methyltransferase has protein sequence MDSHETRREWAERSGEYSPEYYAYYGPDESSESVRGSLVRYLDRDASVLELGCSSGRHLSHLHEHGFEDLSGIEVNDEAFDVMAETYPDLTDHGTFYLDAIENVVGDFEDGQFDAVFSVETLQHLHPDVEWVFEELSRITSDLLITVENEGDGDHSRGTDPDVSYVNDEFPLYYRDWNRVFTDLGFVEVDVEAGERDTVRTFRATQGQSEH, from the coding sequence GTGGATTCTCACGAGACTCGCCGCGAGTGGGCGGAACGATCCGGGGAGTACTCGCCGGAGTACTACGCCTACTACGGCCCGGACGAATCGAGCGAGTCGGTTCGCGGGAGTCTCGTGCGGTACCTCGACCGCGACGCGTCCGTCCTGGAACTCGGATGCAGTTCGGGCCGGCACCTCTCGCACCTCCACGAGCACGGCTTCGAGGACCTGTCTGGGATCGAGGTCAACGACGAGGCGTTCGACGTGATGGCGGAGACCTACCCGGACCTCACCGACCACGGGACGTTCTACCTCGACGCGATCGAGAACGTCGTCGGCGACTTCGAGGACGGGCAGTTCGACGCGGTCTTCTCCGTGGAGACGCTCCAGCACCTCCATCCGGACGTCGAGTGGGTCTTCGAGGAACTGTCCCGGATCACGAGCGACCTCCTCATCACCGTGGAGAACGAGGGCGACGGCGACCACTCGCGCGGGACAGACCCCGACGTGAGCTACGTCAACGACGAATTCCCGCTGTACTACCGCGACTGGAACCGCGTCTTCACCGACCTCGGGTTCGTCGAGGTCGACGTCGAGGCGGGAGAGCGGGATACGGTACGGACGTTCCGGGCTACGCAGGGCCAGTCAGAGCACTGA
- a CDS encoding YciE/YciF ferroxidase family protein has product MTASNLRELFVHDLEDIYFAENELLDALEELADQTENEQIADAFREHREETQGHIDRVEQVFEMLDKEPEREECEGIEGLISEHEDFVEGDPDQEILDLHNVVAGQKTEHYEIAAYGNLALIADRLGMDEAGDLLHENLEEEEEALDELSSLVEDYDFEQFNEAASAD; this is encoded by the coding sequence ATGACAGCATCCAACCTCCGCGAACTGTTCGTGCACGACCTGGAAGACATCTACTTCGCCGAGAACGAACTCCTCGACGCGCTCGAGGAACTCGCCGACCAGACCGAGAACGAGCAGATCGCCGACGCGTTCCGGGAGCACCGTGAGGAGACCCAGGGCCACATCGACCGCGTCGAGCAGGTGTTCGAGATGCTCGACAAGGAGCCCGAGCGCGAGGAGTGCGAGGGCATCGAGGGCCTCATCAGCGAGCACGAGGACTTCGTCGAGGGCGACCCCGACCAGGAGATCCTCGACCTCCACAACGTCGTCGCGGGCCAGAAGACCGAGCACTACGAGATCGCCGCCTACGGCAACCTGGCCCTCATCGCGGACCGGCTGGGGATGGACGAGGCCGGCGACCTCCTCCACGAGAACCTCGAGGAGGAGGAGGAGGCGCTCGACGAACTGTCGTCGCTCGTCGAGGACTACGACTTCGAGCAGTTCAACGAGGCGGCTTCGGCCGACTGA
- a CDS encoding SDR family oxidoreductase produces MTGTALVTGCSSGIGRETALSFLEGGWRVYGTARDPDRADLDALADRGVEVEQLDLTEPGDVDRVVGRILDEEGRVDCLVNNAGYGQFGPVEDVPTRLVERQFAVHCFGPHRLMRAVLPGMREAGEGRIVNVTSAADRLALAGIGVYNGSKMALAGLSDALRQEVSGTGVEVAVVQPGIVATEFYDRAKEEVERVTRERGPTDRPSSYDDLHRVLRRLGAVEAGGPLVTDPGTVAETIVEAATAPNPSSHYRIGPIPLLGSLYGTLVPGAARDRLTRLGIRVAASDPVLRLLERRALDR; encoded by the coding sequence ATGACGGGGACCGCGCTTGTCACCGGGTGCTCGTCGGGGATCGGCCGTGAGACCGCGCTGTCGTTCCTCGAGGGCGGGTGGCGGGTGTACGGGACCGCTCGCGACCCGGATCGTGCCGACCTCGACGCGCTCGCGGACCGCGGGGTCGAGGTCGAGCAGCTGGACCTGACCGAGCCGGGGGACGTCGACCGCGTCGTCGGCCGTATCCTGGACGAGGAGGGCCGCGTCGACTGCCTCGTCAACAACGCGGGGTACGGACAGTTCGGTCCCGTCGAGGACGTTCCGACGCGGCTGGTCGAGCGCCAGTTCGCCGTCCACTGCTTCGGGCCGCACCGGCTGATGCGCGCGGTCCTCCCCGGGATGCGCGAGGCGGGAGAGGGTCGGATCGTCAACGTCACGAGCGCCGCCGACCGCCTCGCGCTCGCCGGAATCGGCGTCTACAACGGCTCGAAGATGGCCCTCGCGGGGCTGAGCGACGCGCTCCGCCAGGAGGTGTCGGGGACGGGCGTCGAGGTCGCGGTCGTCCAGCCGGGGATCGTGGCCACGGAGTTCTACGACCGGGCGAAGGAGGAGGTCGAGCGCGTGACCCGCGAACGGGGGCCGACCGACCGCCCGTCCAGCTACGACGACCTCCACCGCGTGCTGCGACGACTCGGGGCCGTCGAGGCGGGCGGGCCCCTCGTCACCGACCCGGGGACGGTCGCGGAGACGATCGTGGAAGCCGCGACCGCCCCGAACCCGTCCTCTCACTACCGTATCGGCCCGATCCCGCTCCTCGGGTCGCTCTACGGGACGCTGGTCCCGGGGGCGGCGCGGGACCGGCTCACGCGGCTGGGAATCCGGGTGGCCGCGAGCGACCCGGTTCTGCGGCTGCTGGAGCGGCGGGCACTGGACCGATGA
- a CDS encoding NAD(P)/FAD-dependent oxidoreductase has translation MSDRLSYEVAVVGGGPAGLTTALYTTRLGHRTAVFEREGGRHTAVSHVHNMLGVSEDVSGRQLADHAVEQLWEYGGEYYLDTVNAVERRGDADSSFVVDAARTTVEAERVVLATGFTDVEPPVPDLKRFTGRGLHYCLHCDAYTLGDGPVYVLGHGEGAAHAAMLMLNFTADVDLLLNGNEPEWSAGTERQVRAHPIDRVETPVVDVFARDESADEPWIGGMTFADGSDREYLGGFAMYGREYNTALAESLGCELTDEGAVAVDGSRETSVEGAYAVGDVTHGLNQTVVALGDGARAGIALHRSLRPYPCPPDELDDIEELDVPGSSDDLCSRMRAVRERETHAGLRKPEPDR, from the coding sequence ATGAGCGACCGACTGTCATACGAGGTGGCCGTCGTGGGGGGCGGGCCCGCCGGCCTGACGACCGCCCTCTACACGACCCGACTCGGGCACCGGACGGCCGTCTTCGAGAGGGAGGGGGGCCGACACACGGCAGTCAGTCACGTCCACAACATGCTGGGCGTCTCCGAGGACGTCTCCGGCCGGCAACTGGCCGACCACGCCGTCGAGCAGCTCTGGGAGTACGGCGGGGAGTACTACCTGGACACAGTGAACGCTGTCGAGCGGCGTGGCGACGCCGACAGCTCGTTCGTCGTCGACGCGGCCCGCACGACCGTCGAGGCCGAGCGCGTCGTCCTCGCGACCGGCTTCACCGACGTCGAGCCGCCGGTGCCGGACCTGAAGCGGTTCACCGGTCGCGGGCTCCACTACTGCCTGCACTGCGACGCCTACACGCTGGGAGACGGCCCGGTGTACGTCCTCGGACACGGGGAGGGCGCCGCCCACGCCGCGATGCTCATGCTCAACTTCACCGCGGACGTCGACCTGCTCCTGAACGGGAACGAGCCGGAGTGGAGTGCCGGGACCGAGCGCCAGGTCCGGGCTCACCCGATCGACCGCGTCGAGACCCCCGTCGTCGACGTGTTCGCTCGCGACGAGAGCGCGGACGAGCCGTGGATCGGGGGGATGACGTTCGCGGACGGGTCGGACCGCGAGTATCTGGGCGGGTTCGCGATGTACGGGAGGGAGTACAACACCGCGCTGGCCGAGTCGCTGGGCTGTGAACTCACCGACGAGGGGGCCGTCGCCGTCGACGGGAGCCGGGAGACGAGCGTGGAGGGGGCCTACGCCGTCGGCGACGTCACGCACGGGCTGAACCAGACGGTGGTCGCGCTGGGCGACGGAGCCAGGGCGGGGATCGCGCTCCACAGGTCCCTGCGACCCTATCCCTGTCCGCCGGACGAACTGGACGACATCGAGGAGCTGGACGTTCCGGGCTCCTCGGACGACCTCTGTAGCCGGATGCGCGCCGTCCGGGAGCGCGAGACGCACGCCGGACTTCGGAAACCGGAGCCGGACCGATGA
- a CDS encoding AI-2E family transporter, translating to MNVSKGFLLVLIAALLVLSAALVLPFMQYFLLAVLLAYVLAPLQHRLTDRTEPRIAAALLVLGATVAVIIPLVFVVRATAAEAMTLLDRLREGELTLDGFEAVIQRFTGVEIDLTAALRSALSEVGTEGVGSVVGIFGVLTHAAIGLGLTVFLLFYFLKDGDRFVDWLRRTTPLPEDVQDQLYEEIDGITGAVLAGHVLVAIIQGVLAGLGLFATAIPNAAFWTAVMIVLSLLPIVGSFLVWGPAVVYLVAIGQPIPAVLLFVYGTVVVGISDDYLRPVVVDRYAQLNPSVIIIGVLGGIYVIGFMGIFFGPIVIGALRATLDVFREQYGSPDGWR from the coding sequence GTGAACGTCTCCAAGGGTTTCTTGCTGGTGCTCATCGCCGCATTGTTGGTGCTCTCGGCCGCGCTGGTGCTCCCCTTCATGCAGTACTTCCTCCTCGCGGTGCTGCTCGCGTACGTTCTCGCGCCCCTCCAGCACCGACTCACCGATCGAACGGAGCCGCGAATCGCGGCCGCCCTGCTCGTCCTCGGGGCGACCGTCGCCGTGATCATACCGCTCGTCTTTGTCGTTCGCGCGACCGCGGCGGAGGCGATGACCCTCCTCGATCGGCTCAGGGAGGGCGAACTCACCCTCGACGGGTTCGAGGCGGTCATCCAGCGGTTCACCGGCGTCGAGATCGACCTGACGGCCGCCCTCCGGTCGGCGCTCAGCGAGGTCGGGACGGAGGGCGTCGGCAGCGTGGTCGGAATCTTCGGCGTCCTCACGCACGCGGCCATCGGACTCGGGCTGACCGTGTTCCTCCTCTTCTACTTCCTGAAGGACGGCGACCGGTTCGTCGACTGGCTCCGCCGGACGACGCCGCTCCCCGAGGACGTCCAGGACCAACTGTACGAGGAGATCGACGGCATCACGGGGGCGGTGCTCGCCGGTCACGTCCTCGTGGCCATCATCCAGGGCGTGCTCGCCGGGCTGGGGCTGTTCGCCACGGCGATCCCGAACGCGGCGTTCTGGACCGCGGTGATGATCGTCCTGTCGCTGCTGCCGATCGTCGGCTCGTTCCTGGTGTGGGGTCCGGCGGTGGTCTACCTCGTCGCCATCGGCCAACCGATCCCGGCCGTGCTCCTCTTCGTGTACGGGACGGTCGTCGTCGGCATCTCCGACGACTACCTCCGCCCCGTCGTCGTGGACCGGTACGCCCAGCTCAACCCCAGCGTCATCATCATCGGCGTCCTCGGCGGCATCTACGTCATCGGGTTCATGGGCATCTTCTTCGGCCCCATCGTCATCGGCGCGCTCCGGGCGACGCTCGACGTGTTCAGGGAGCAGTACGGTTCGCCGGACGGGTGGAGGTAA